Proteins from one Oenanthe melanoleuca isolate GR-GAL-2019-014 chromosome 1, OMel1.0, whole genome shotgun sequence genomic window:
- the UMODL1 gene encoding uromodulin-like 1, protein MARITLISVLILWAAMQQGRGDEITEKGLSLLGYHLCNYTLTKSVFKMVAYQKSYEKKTSCGGWIPWMVCPQTHYRTKFHSIEVPETITLTDCCEGYEQVGLYCSLALNRSSVFASRPGICPVKDMETFDYPCTFDTECPGLKKCCSSSKGAGCVDPMPEGRMFWYNVTVLVKMDFNELIRVDSHLLNHSRLLHSMISGALQPLNASVHHIQSSPGDIYTGTVASQLLLGLQHPAALAEVSSSLEAMVKRVYGVIDTQVQDVNECSYAELNACPEKSSCVNLEGSYSCQPQHELATVIPWLSPRKEDPSAVRNHRILSVTSSSFEMSWAVSSTLNHTFQVRVSKGNETVQKLKTEEMQMDVSHLEAGVMYSVEISYETCGKTITSSQNVKTEAKIFNVTMRILNNNFTDDFHNSSSSAYEEFSRLLLTELENSFPPNISALYKSGKLKVQIESLAAGSIVVRLRITVQDPEFPVDASTFAPVLSYLHNGSVLLVDQQNTAVEDWDECASQAENDCSVFAECINLMGSYMCRCKTTMDTNPSRPGRNCEGEAVDPLTDTMAPGIRSSTDFALEEGRPAGPVTTQTGPGPGPVTLLPAALALGDKQVSYSPTSAPPTPWEKSLAPQMGFSSPMAMGATPSRALATSPWQPSPAAKAVVPSTALGAARQQQLSSVRLTPNQTAPAATSTPTAAAVPQGSSGGGPDTAVLAAGSADIAAALRAGGAMARESSSGPEGHGAWGPPALPGASAAPTFQNLSGTVQITDMEYSPGFSNTSSEEYQTFAQLFVDEVHKSLPLEVLQQMDAGLIKVLLTGGTNGSTVVSFNLLLAEEVDVHHFITSFCEALEHSSYFTINRSSLSIHAFPFSQKAAVMDKKPVHSTVLPVTSLQTSARVSSPASLDFSPAEHKALEDTKLSSRVLTPLPTDPMATPDVSPRASPAPLVKPAQEVSIKEAVSVFCEMERIVLAIQKRFLQQESIPESSLFLGQPGCNVSTSNGTHVVLQAGWSDCGTQVETNTTTTVVKTTLWNDASAQGVIHHLNAASPIHCVFQNDVLTSSGYTAGGLYTIFEDLHGSGHLRTEMQLFIGNSPVPKNFSISASEDVLIQVGMQRADNKLKVVLTDCWATPTNNSVDPLSFVFISNSCPIPNTYTMLLENGNSSKAQFKMRIFSFVNNSVVYLHCRIRICLESPGSTCRTRCHARAQLLKAGETIALHRTSWGPLWKSAAYDLKREKEAGMGIGSIILIALAVFGFVLGVVTLLIFQYQRKTGRYNLRIKSDNFSYQVFYD, encoded by the exons CACTCAACAGATCCAGTGTATTTGCCTCAAGACCTGGGATTTGTCCAGTGAAGGATATGGAAACATTTGATTATCCTTGCACGTTCGATACTGAATGTCCAGGGCtgaaaaaatgctgcagctcaTCCAAAGGAGCAGGCTGTGTGGATCCTATGCCAGAGG ggaggatgTTCTGGTACAACGTGACAGTGCTtgtgaaaatggattttaatgAATTAATCCGGGTGGATTCCCACCTTCTGAATCATTCCCGCCTTTTGCACTCCATG ATCTCTGGTGCACTGCAGCCCCTGAATGCCTCAGTGCACCAcatccagagcagccctggggacatctACACAGGGACAGTGGCCTCCCAGCTTCTCCTCGGATTGCAGCacccagctgccctggcagaggtCTCCTCCTCCCTGGAGGCCATGGTGAAACGTGTGTATGGAGTGATTGACACACAAGTGCAAG ATGTCAACGAATGCTCCTATGCTGAGCTCAATGCTTGCCCTGAAAAAAGCAGCTGTGTAAACCTGGAGGGTTCTTACAGCTGCCAGCCTCAGCATGAACTTGCCACTGTCATTCCCTGGCTGAGCCCAAGGAAGGAAG ACCCCTCTGCAGTTAGAAACCATCGAATCCTCAGTGttaccagcagcagctttgaaaTGTCCTGGGCTGTCAGCTCCACTCTGAACCACACTTTCCAAGTCCGGGTGTCCAAGGGCAATGAAACTGTGCAAAAGCTGAAGACAGAGGAAATGCAAATGGATGTGTCTCACCTGGAAGCAGGTGTGATGTATTCAGTAGAGATCAGCTATGAAACTTGTGGAAAAACCATCACTTCCAGTCAGAATGTGAAAACAG AGGCCAAGATATTTAATGTTACTATGAGGATTCTGAACAACAACTTCACTGATGATTTCCAtaattccagcagctcagcctaTGAGGAATTTTCAAGACTGTTGCTTACAGAG CTTGAAAATTCATTTCCACCCAACATTTCTGCCTTGTACAAATCTGGGAAGCTGAAAGTGCAGATTGaatccctggcagcaggaagcaTCGTTGTGAGGCTCAGAATCACCGTGCAGGATCCTGAGTTTCCAGTGGATGCCTCCACATTTGCCCCAGTGCTTTCCTACCTGCACAATGGCTCTGTGCTTCTGGTGGATCAGCAAAACACTGCAGTAGAAG ACTGGGATGAATGTGCTTCCCAAGCTGAGAATGactgctctgtgtttgcagagtGTATCAATCTGATGGGCTCCTACATGTGCAGGTGCAAGACAACCATGGATACCAATCCATCCCGACCTGGAAGAAACTGTGAGG GTGAGGCTGTGGATCCTCTCACTGACACCATGGCTCCTGGAATACGAAGCAGCACAGACTTTGCTCTGGAAGAAGGAAGGCCTGCAGGCCCTGTCACCACCCAGACAGGCCCCGGGCCAGGCCCTGtcacactgctccctgctgcgCTGGCCCTGGGTGACAAACAAGTGTCCTACAGTCCCACCAGTGCTCCTCCAACCCCTTGGGAAAAAAGTCTGGCCCCACAGATGGGTTTCAGCAGCCCCATGGCCATGGGGGCCACCCCCAGCAGGGCACTGGCCACAAGTCCATGGCAGCCAAGCCCTGCAGCCAAGGCTGTTGTtccaagcacagccctgggcgcagccaggcagcagcagctcagctcagtgcGGCTGACTCCAAAtcaaacagccccagctgccaccagcactCCCACAGCCGCTGCTGTGCCCCAAGGCAGCTCGGGAGGTGGCCCTGACACAGCCGTGCTGGCCGCAGGGAGCGCTGACATTGCTGCCGCTCTCAGAGCGGGCGGAGCGATGGcgagggagagcagctctgggcctgAGGGACACGGAGCCTGGgggccaccagctctgccaggcgcctctgcagccccca CCTTCCAGAACCTTAGTGGCACAGTTCAGATAACAGACATGGAATACTCTCCAGGCTTCAGCAATACAAGCAGTGAGGAATATCAAACCTTTGCACAGCTCTTTGTTGATGAA GTGCATAAATCTCTGCCCCTTGAGGTGCTCCAGCAGATGGATGCTGGTCTGATTAAAGTGCTGCTCACGGGTGGTACTAATGGGAGCACAGTGGTAAGTTTCAATTTGCTGCTTGCAGAAGAAGTGGATGTCCACCATTTCATCACCAGTTTTTGTGAGGCCTTGGAACACAGCTCCTACTTCACCATCAACAGGAGCAGCCTCTCCATACACG CATTTCCCTTCAGCCAGAAGGCAGCAGTGATGGATAAGAAACCTGTGCACAGCACAGTTTTACCTGTGACATCTTTGCAAACTTCAGCTCGTGTTTCCTCCCCTGCTTCACTGGACttttctcctgctgagcacAAAGCTCTGGAGGACACCAAGCTCTCCAGCAGGGTGCTGACTCCTCTCCCCACGGATCCCATGGCAACTCCTGATGTGTCTCCTcgagcctctccagcccctcttGTCAAACCTGCCCAAGAGGTTTCCATTAAAGAGGCAGTGAGTGTGTTTTGTGAAATGGAGAGGATCGTCCTTGCCATCCAGAAGAGGTTCTTGCAGCAGGAGTCTATCCCAGAGAGTTCCCTGTtcctggggcagcctggctgcaatGTGAGCACCAGCAATGGCACCCACGTTGTGCTGCAGGCGGGCTGGAGCGACTGTGGCACCCAGGTTGAGACT aacacGACTACTACTGTGGTGAAAACCACCCTTTGGAATGATGCTTCTGCTCAGGGAGTAATCCACCACTTGAATGCTGCCAGTCCCATCCACTGTGTGTTTCAAAATGATGTCTTGACTTCCTCTGGGTACactgcaggagg ACTTTACACCATCTTTGAGGATTTGCATGGATCTGGACATCTCagaacagaaatgcagctgTTCATTGGAAACTCCCCAGTCCCCAAAAATTTCAGCATCTCTGCCAGTGAGGATGTGCTGATCCAAGTGGGGATGCAGAGGGCAGACAACAAGCTCAAGGTGGTTCTCACTGACTGCTGGGCCACTCCAACCAATAATTCAGTGGATCCTCTGTCATTTGTTTTTATCAGCAACAG ctgtcccatcccaaatACTTACACCATGctgctggaaaatgggaattcaaGCAAAGCTCAGTTTAAGatgagaattttttcctttgtcaaCAACTCTGTGGTTTACTTACACTGCAGAATTCGTATTTGTTTGGAGTCACCAGGAAGCACCTGCAGGACT AGATGCCATGCAAGGGCTCAGCTCCTGAAGGCTGGAGAAACCATCGCCCTGCACAGAACATCCTGGGGACCCCTGTGGAAATCAGCTG catatgatttgaagagagagaaggaagctggaatgggaattggATCCATCATCCTCATAGCCCTtgctgtgtttggttttgtgctgGGAGTTGTGACCCTTCTCATCTTCCAGTACCAGCGAAAGACAGGAAGATACAACCTCAGGATCAAGTCTGACAACTTCAGCTACCAGGTGTTCTATGATTAG